Proteins encoded together in one Carya illinoinensis cultivar Pawnee chromosome 3, C.illinoinensisPawnee_v1, whole genome shotgun sequence window:
- the LOC122302868 gene encoding pyridoxal kinase isoform X2, which translates to MVYSFVSDTIFPSLVIKLHMQGRRSGSRIPEALYDQSGKQRQSLEIVSPRQKWHTHDSRHFLIFQFKYARHTILNAQVLVLRVSAPYMLLKLKSLLEGHPQFGISRDTHIFRSRSSRSPEMAPPILSLALPSETGRVLSIQSHTVQGYVGNKSAVFPLQLLGYDVDPINSVQFSNHTGYPTFRGQVLNGQQLCDLIEGLEANDLLYYTHLLTGYIGSVSFLNTVLEVVNKLRSINPELTYVCDPVMGDEGKLYVPLELVSVYREKVVPVASMLTPNQFEAEQLTGFRIGSERDGREACNILHAAGPSKVVITSINIEGNLLLIGSHQKEKDQSPEQFKIIIPKIPAYFTGTGDLTTALLLGWSNKYPDNLDKAAELAVSSLQLDL; encoded by the exons ATGGTTTACAGCTTTGTTTCTGACACAATTTTCCCATCTCTCGTCATCAAGCTGCACATGCAGGGAAGGAGATCTGGATCAAGGATTCCAGAAGCTCTTTATGATCAATCTG GGAAGCAACGTCAGTCGCTGGAAATCGTTTCACCAAGGCAGAAATGGCACACACATGATTCAcgtcattttcttatttttcaatttaaatatgCGAGACACACGATACTTAACGCTCAAGTTTTGGTACTCCGAGTCTCCGCCCCATACATGCTGTTGAAGTTGAAGTCTCTGCTCGAAGGCCATCCTCAGTTTGGTATTTCCCGAGATACTCACATTTTCCG GTCCAGGAGCTCAAGGAGTCCAGAAATGGCACCTCCGATACTTTCCTTGGCTTTGCCCTCCGAGACCGGTCGAGTTCTCAGTATTCAATCTCACACAGTTCAG GGATATGTTGGAAATAAATCAGCTGTCTTCCCTCTCCAACTATTAGGCTATGATGTGGATCCAATTAATTCAGTGCAATTCTCAAACCACACAG GATACCCAACTTTTAGGGGCCAAGTTTTGAATGGACAACAGCTATGCGACTTGATAGAAGGCCTTGAAGCAAATGATTTATTGTACTACACTCATTTATTAACAG GTTATATTGGTTCGGTTTCTTTTTTGAACACTGTGTTGGAAGTTGTTAATAAGCTTCGTTCCATAAACCCAGAACTTACATATG TATGTGATCCAGTGATGGGTGATGAAGGAAAGCTCTATGTCCCTCTAGAGCTAGTATCAGTATATCGCGAAAAG GTTGTCCCAGTGGCTTCAATGTTGACACCCAACCAGTTTGAAGCAGAACAGTTGACTGGTTTCAG GATTGGCTCTGAAAGAGATGGCCGGGAAGCTTGTAACATCCTTCATGCTGCCGGGCCATCAAAG GTTGTGATTACAAGCATAAATATAGAAGGCAATCTTCTTCTTATTGGCAGTCATCAGAAGGAAAAG GATCAATCTCCTGAGCAATTTAAGATCATTATTCCCAAAATTCCTGCATATTTTACG GGAACAGGAGATCTTACGACTGCTCTTCTACTTGGTTGGAGCAAT AAATATCCTGACAACCTTGACAAGGCGGCAGAGCTTGCAGTATCAAGTTTGCAG CTGGACCTTTAA